The following is a genomic window from Anopheles aquasalis chromosome 3, idAnoAquaMG_Q_19, whole genome shotgun sequence.
AAACATATTATGGGATTGCTAACGATGACGAACCGTTGCGATCGTTCCGGGGTGATAAATAAGCCGATAGAACATTGTTGTACGCCGGAGACCAGAATGTTAAATGAATCATTACGTTCTcgggaaaaacacattttaccgaaacagacaaacaaacaacagcctCGGCCAACCAGTGCTGAGTGATCGCATTTCTCTGTCGAACATAGCGGCAGCTGCGATCCAGCACAAAATCATGCTAAAATGACCACAACACGCCGTCCAAGGCCGAGCTGAGGGcgacctccaccagcagcataattaCAGCATCAAAAAGAGGGCTGATAATGTGCCCATATTCCCCGGGCGTGTGACCCTCGagaatgctgctggtgctggtacatTGATTTCCTTTCCGACGCCAaccggtttccggtgccgTGCGACCGCTGGTGCCGCcgtctcatcaccatcatcactccGTTTCTCTGCTCTTTGTTCTAAGCTGGTGGCctcctttccccctttcgGGCCGGATGACGCAACATTGCGGATCGAGTACGACATACTGCTTCTTTATGCTAAAGCCTTATCACCTCCCAACggtcgcgacgacgacagcgttATTTGATAAGGAGTTTCAGAGGTCCAAACTATTTCAACTTTACTCCCGGGAACAGAGGAAGCAAGGATCATTAGAGATTAGCGATTTCCATTTACGCCTTAATTGACGTAATGATCATGGTGCGATCGATGCTGGTAGTTACAATGCTGCGCACTGCTCCAATCATCATGTGGATCAAATGTTGTTTGTACATTTCCGAGTGAAACTAGCTGAGCTATCGATCATCGCTTGAATCAGAGAACAGCGTAGCCTGTGGGACTATAAGGGCGAAtcatgaaaaacaaattgtaaTCATAGTGACCGACATGCCCGGTTCCATCGCTTCATTTCATGCACGTGTCCTCGCTACTTTGCGTTTGCTTGCTCGGCTGGGTCGCCTGAAGGTTGTGCGAGGTTGCCAAGTAGTGCGTTTTTCAGCCTGCTGCCCGGTGCCAGAACGATTCGCCGCCGCTACTATATAAAATGCCTTTATGTAATTGGTTTATCAATGGTTGCTTGATATCCTGTACCCGCGCGCGAGCCCAACGTGAGTTATCGCACTCTGCGTCGTTCCATGCACCACACAATGTTACAATTGAAGCATAATGTGTGCACGCGATCGAGTTGGCATATGAAGCAAATGTTTATTTCCACATCATTATGCTGAGTCAACCGGCCTGATCGCAACCCCACTTGGGGGAGACGGTgtggaaacataaatattgaGACAAATGAGCTTCACTTAACAAACGCttccttcttccgcttctATTGCAGCTGCAACATCGAAAGAAGTACGACAGTGAGTCAGAGGAGCGAATCCGTATGAAGATTTATGTGCAGAATAAACACAAGATCGCCAAGCACAACCAACGCTTTGACCTTGGGCAGGAAAAGTTCCGTCTGCGTGTGAACAAGTATGCCGATCTGCTGCATGAAGAGTTTGTCCACACACTCAACGGATTCAACCGCTCTGCGGCTGCAGGATCAAAGTAAGTATCGAAAGATCAACGACGATCGGGCAAGACGCTTGACTAATGGtgcgctctctccctctctccctgtaCACAGATTGCTGGGTCGTGAACAGTTGATGACCGTCGAGGAACCAGTCAGCTGGATTGAGCCAGCCAACGTGGAAGTCCCGAAGACGATCGATTGGCGTGAGAAGGGAGCTGTTACGCCGGTGAAGGATCAAGGTAGAGTGTTACCTAATATTAGATCACTCAGCTGCTAACTCATCGATCATGATAATTGTTTTCCCAGGACACTGTGGCTCGTGCTGGTCGTTCTCGGCTACCGGTGCGCTGGAGGGACAGCACTTCCGCAAGACGGGCAAACTGGTGTCACTGTCGGAGCAGAACCTGGTCGATTGCTCCTCCAAGTACGGAAACAATGGTTGCAACGGTGGACTGATGGATAATGCCTTCCAGTACGTGAAGGATAACAAGGGTATCGATACGGAGAAGGCTTACCCGTACGAggcgatcgatgatgagtGCCACTTCAACCCGAAGGCCGTCGGTGCGACCGACAAGGGTTTCGTCGACATTCCGCAGGGTGATGAGAAGGCACTGAAGAAGGCTCTCGCCACCGTCGGACCGGTCTCGGTGGCCATCGATGCATCGCACGAATCGTTCCAGTTCTACTCGGAGGGTGTGTACTACGAGCCACAGTGCGACTCGGAGCAGCTCGACCATGGTGTGCTTGCCGTGGGCTACGGTACGACCGAGGACGGCGAGGACTACTGGCTGGTGAAGAACTCGTGGGGTACGACCTGGGGCGACCAGGGTTACGTGAAGATGGCCCGCAATCGCGAGAATCACTGCGGTATCGCTACCACCGCCAGCTATCCGTTGGTGTAAGCGACGTCGCCTAGTGCCGGTCCTTTTGCGTCATCATACGTGTGATATGTACAATTTACATTACAACCTCTCGTTGGTTGATGTAGCTCAACGAGGAAGAGAAGCTAGAGCTAGAGAAGAGTGTACGCTGCTTCCACCCTGTTTCCCCCAGAGCGCTACTAGTAGTGGCTGGGTCTCCCATTCTCTTTTTAAAGAAGGGAACGGACAGCGCAGTTAGTGAGTAAGAATTAAATGTTCTCCTTTTACGAGTATCCTAACGATAAGTACGAAATAAAGTCCAATGTGGCCCATTCTAAATaatgtttgtgttgctttaaCCTATTTTTAAGAGTCGAGCATTACCGACATCTTTCATGAAATTCCTCTGTTCATGGCTTGCTTCACGAAACAACCGTCCCCCGAGTTACCTGCGAAAGGATTCCCGTGATCGTCTCGGTCTGTTTggtttcaaacattttccaatttattgcGCTTCGAGCTAGTGTGCCTTGCCCTGCCTCCACAGCTGCTTTTCGTTATTCTACACAACTCCGCCACACTGGAGCACCGCTTTAGATGAACTTGAAGCGACGATCAGCGTAAGCCACCTGACCCGTGCGATACTGGTGCTCCCGCTGGTCGCGCTCGTGCTTCATCATCTTGGCGTACACAAAGATCGGAATCACGACGGTAAACAAACCGATCTTGAAGGACCGTCCGGTGGGCTTGAAGTGTTCGAAGTGGCTCACCCGCATCGCCTGGAAACGCGCCAGGCCGGTGTCGAACTACAAGGAGAGCAATAGGAAACGGAATTGAAAAGAAGGGCCCACCCGGATGATGACATAACCCGCGGTGGTCCGTGGTCGGCGGTCTCGGGAACTTACCACTCCGCCGGATTCTCCGCGCAGATAGCTGTGCGGGTTGGTCATCGTGCGCCAGTACTCGTTGCGGAGGGCCGCACGCCGTGCGGCCTTTTCCTGCGCTCCAGCATCCATTTCCGCGAGGGTTCCGggagatttgtttttgttaaatcCGCAGCTGCCTGCCAACTTCTGACCACTACAATCTGCCTTAGCAGCATAACAACTCCGCAACAAATTCACCTTAATTCACCACAAGAGAGAGCTGATCATGATGTGGACCCAGCGCCTAAGAAAAACGTTTGaacggaattcaatttttactCAAAATAGTTATTCTAATATATTTTACACTATTTTAACATTAatttatcaaataaaacacacaactGCTCGCCGACTTCATGTTATTCAAACAGATTTACTAAAGAAAATCCAAGCACACTTTTGTGCTTCAGTCGACCACGTTTATCGATAGATACTCGTATCAAATAACTAATAGCCCCGTAACTGGTGGTTgtttatggttttattttccgtTGTACTTCCGAATAAATGCTTACATATTAACGGGTTTACTCTCTTACACCTAAAACGCGGCTATACAACGGGGCATAGCAAATTGCACGCTGTGGAGATGCTGGATATCGTTCTAATCGTGTTcttccaaaacaaacaaaaaaaaagtcgtcAGTTCGATTTCAGTTCCGTTTCGACTCGCTCCTTGCGATTGATCTTGGCGATCAAAAAAGCAGAGCTACACAACGTGCTGGTGGGAGTGCGGGTAATGCGAACACTTCTAATGTACATTTTAcaaaggggcggggggggggcgttcGGTTTCCGGCGCGGAGTGGCGGGTCATCGGGGAGTGTTGTAGGTTGATTAGGAAATCGTGCAGATAGAGCCGGCTCGAAGGAATCGAATCCCGGATAAGCTCTCTCAATGGTCGGCATTTCCGTTGTGCACCCCCCCGTTGCAGTTGCCATTTGCGAGTGGTGCCGGGGTGGCGGTGCCATTCACACGTGCCTTTTTGGCACACGGTTGAgcctggagctgctgctggctatcACCGATCGGTAGATCGAAGCGGTGCTCCAGCGTCATGTGACTGAGCGGGGGCAATCCAACGCAGGCCCGCATAATGTTCTCGATGGCCGTCCGCTGACGGAACAGCGAGTTGACGACGGGTGTACCCTGCGGTACGAGCGGGGCCTTACACAGATAACTGAGCAGCGACAGTACCGAGCGGAACGGTACGTACTCCTGGTCGGCCGGTTCCTTGCGCCGGATCTGAATGCGTGAGCAAAGCTCACCCAGGATCGCCAAATCGAGGATGAGGGGCGTAGCGAGCAGCGAATCCTCGCAAGTGTTGTGTATGACGAGCGtgttgtggccaccgagcATGATCTGGCTCGTGTACTCGTCCATTGCCCGCTTGCTATCGCCCACGTACGGCACATACTTGATCACGACACAGTGATCGGGATGTTCCTCCGGTTCGTACAGGATGTGGTTCGACGCCACCATATCGTCCACCACGTTACTCTTGGAGATCTCCTTCGAGCGGAACTGCTGCGGGGCGGAGAGATTCTTGCCATCATTGTTACCGAGATGGTTGTAGCTGACGATCGACACGGGCTTGATGCCGGCCGACACCAGAAAATCGACCAGCACCGACTTGAGCTTCGTCTGGCCCGACTTGAAGTCATCGCCCGCTATGAATGCCCCGTAGTGTTCCGCCAtctccaccacccccgggacgAACGTGTTCTGTGGTGATCCGTTGATGTAGATACACTATTTTGTGACCAGCATCGGTAGGgcagaaagggagaaagagagagatacatATTAATACAAAGACGAAGGACGCAGAAAAACACCAACTTTCCCTTACCTTTTCCGCAATGGCCGCCATCGCAAAGATCGTGGATGGTGAGATCTCGGAATGGTTTTGCTTCAACGAACGCTCCAGATCAGCCATCGTCGTGTTGACCCCTTCCTGCACCTCAGCGAAGCGCTCCGTGTTGGCCGTCCAAAGGATGACCACCTTGTCCACACCGGACTGCTGCTTAAACTCGCGAATGTCCTTCACGATCTGCTGGTACTGTTCGTAGCGCGTCCCGTGGATCGTGTTGTCCGCCCGGTCCGCCTGATTGGCTGCGATAAAGTCCGGATCGTAGATCGAGCGACGTGGTCGCAGCTGCGCCAACCGCTTGTACACCTGATCCTGCAGCCCCACCTCCAGCACCTGGGCCCGTTGCATCGCGTCGCCAATGTTGAGCGAGCTAATGTCCCACCCATCGACGACAATATCGTCCGGGTTGACCATCGGCACCAGCTTGTTCATCGGAATGTACACATCCTGACCGGACGCATCGGAACCGAGCAGTACGGTGGACGACTGCGTGATCGAACCGTACCAGTTCGCCTTCTGGACACCGTGGCGGGTGCGCCACTCGAGGCCACGCTTGTTCGCTTCCAGGGCGGCCGTCAGCGTCGAACCGTTATTGCCACCCCAGCCGACCAGCATCAGACCGAGCCGCGGTACGTTTCGTTCGGTGCGAATGCTCAGTTCGGTCGTTTCGGGTTTCACCTGCAAGGAAACGTGCGAGGAAAGAATGAGCGATCAAAATTTAAATAACGTTCTGACCTTGAAATTGGCCCAGGTCTTGGGCGCTAAGccaattatcatcatcatcatcatgaatcGACCGTGAGGAAGAGCGAGAGGTTCGAGGGATCCGAGACTTCCTGGCGCGATCAGTCGATCGGACAGATATCACGCAGAGCCATCGAGCGGGGAACTCCAGTAATATATTCTAATCACGATCTTCCTCTCCCGCCGTGAGCCATtaattttgcataatttaatcCTCCAAAAGGAACAGGTTCCCCCCAACGGTCGCCCGTTGGCGCACGTTGCGTAAACGCGTATGCGGCTGAGATTCATCTCCATCTCCATGCGCCCTGCCCTCGTGTCTCATTGGGTGCCGGCCAGAATTTCGTAACTGTTGCCAACTTTTCACCGAGCGTGGTACTGACGGAGCCGTCATCGTGCGGCTGTATCTGCGAGGTGATAAGATCGAAACGcattctgcttctgctgatcaTCGATCAAGTCATCTATCTATCAGGCCAGGCCTTCCCATTGTTCCGGGCAGGAGACTCTGCGAAGGAGAAACACGTGTCTGCCGTGGCGCGGTACGATGATGATCCCACACACGCTTATCGCTTATCTATTTCGAGGGGACGCGTTTGAGGCGCCGGATAGGTAAATTTAGTAAATTTGGTTTTCACGCAGTCATCAGACGGCCTCCTTATCAATGACGTTAAGCGATAGGGAAGGATCCTACAATTTGTGCCTCTTCATCGCCTGCTGCATGTTTCCGGTTGTGGAGCCACCccagaaatggaaaactaatATTTACCCCTCACGCGATGTTTGCTCGCGCAAACTGAACTTTATCCCTCGTTTCGAATCGAACGAGGCCGAGGCATCGCCGACGCGTTGGTTACGCGCTTCCAAAGATCGCTTTGAAAAGGAACCACCTCTAACAAGAATGGGATTTTAAGCTTTTTGAGCCTGTTTTATGGACGATTATGCTGTACCGTGGGAATGGGAATGATTTTGCTGTTATCTTTTGGCCCGCATGGTCAAAGCAGACACCGCCATCGTACGACGATATGATGTGTGGTCCGATTTATGACGCTTCCTTCCGTGA
Proteins encoded in this region:
- the LOC126578318 gene encoding cathepsin L-like is translated as MKLFVLLVSFLAAANAVSIFNLVKEEWNAFKLQHRKKYDSESEERIRMKIYVQNKHKIAKHNQRFDLGQEKFRLRVNKYADLLHEEFVHTLNGFNRSAAAGSKLLGREQLMTVEEPVSWIEPANVEVPKTIDWREKGAVTPVKDQGHCGSCWSFSATGALEGQHFRKTGKLVSLSEQNLVDCSSKYGNNGCNGGLMDNAFQYVKDNKGIDTEKAYPYEAIDDECHFNPKAVGATDKGFVDIPQGDEKALKKALATVGPVSVAIDASHESFQFYSEGVYYEPQCDSEQLDHGVLAVGYGTTEDGEDYWLVKNSWGTTWGDQGYVKMARNRENHCGIATTASYPLV
- the LOC126578319 gene encoding uncharacterized protein LOC126578319 translates to MDAGAQEKAARRAALRNEYWRTMTNPHSYLRGESGGVFDTGLARFQAMRVSHFEHFKPTGRSFKIGLFTVVIPIFVYAKMMKHERDQREHQYRTGQVAYADRRFKFI
- the LOC126577551 gene encoding inositol-3-phosphate synthase, which codes for MSSAELKVLSPNVRYSDGHIEVDYQYQTTTVLASGSAGYTVKPETTELSIRTERNVPRLGLMLVGWGGNNGSTLTAALEANKRGLEWRTRHGVQKANWYGSITQSSTVLLGSDASGQDVYIPMNKLVPMVNPDDIVVDGWDISSLNIGDAMQRAQVLEVGLQDQVYKRLAQLRPRRSIYDPDFIAANQADRADNTIHGTRYEQYQQIVKDIREFKQQSGVDKVVILWTANTERFAEVQEGVNTTMADLERSLKQNHSEISPSTIFAMAAIAEKCIYINGSPQNTFVPGVVEMAEHYGAFIAGDDFKSGQTKLKSVLVDFLVSAGIKPVSIVSYNHLGNNDGKNLSAPQQFRSKEISKSNVVDDMVASNHILYEPEEHPDHCVVIKYVPYVGDSKRAMDEYTSQIMLGGHNTLVIHNTCEDSLLATPLILDLAILGELCSRIQIRRKEPADQEYVPFRSVLSLLSYLCKAPLVPQGTPVVNSLFRQRTAIENIMRACVGLPPLSHMTLEHRFDLPIGDSQQQLQAQPCAKKARVNGTATPAPLANGNCNGGVHNGNADH